In Plantibacter sp. PA-3-X8, one DNA window encodes the following:
- a CDS encoding PadR family transcriptional regulator, with amino-acid sequence MGKVKPLGLLAVAALGYLAERPMHPYEMYQLALHRQEDRVVKVSPGSFYRAVYGLEADGLVLASGTDREGARPERTTFEITDLGRHLLGERLRELLSTPTNEYPELGLALSEAHELGAEEVRKLLETRILRQQAELADLDRRMTWALERGIPRVYWINVPYSAAMLRAEIAHLESLLAEIADGALAWHVPGTRAPLHEQAATPPVSAQPTPST; translated from the coding sequence ATGGGCAAGGTCAAGCCGCTCGGCCTGCTCGCCGTCGCCGCACTCGGCTACCTGGCCGAGCGCCCCATGCACCCCTACGAGATGTACCAACTCGCGCTCCACCGCCAGGAGGACCGCGTCGTCAAGGTGAGCCCCGGCTCGTTCTACCGGGCCGTCTACGGACTCGAGGCCGACGGCCTCGTGCTCGCCTCCGGGACCGACCGCGAGGGAGCCCGGCCCGAGCGCACCACCTTCGAGATCACCGACCTCGGCCGGCACCTGCTGGGGGAGCGGCTGCGCGAGCTGCTCAGCACCCCCACGAACGAGTACCCGGAGCTCGGGCTCGCGCTGTCCGAGGCGCACGAACTGGGCGCCGAGGAGGTGCGGAAGCTGCTCGAGACCCGCATCCTCCGGCAGCAGGCCGAGCTCGCCGACCTCGATCGCCGCATGACGTGGGCGCTCGAGCGCGGGATCCCGCGCGTGTACTGGATCAACGTCCCCTACTCGGCCGCCATGCTGCGCGCCGAGATCGCCCACCTCGAATCGCTCCTCGCCGAGATCGCCGACGGTGCACTCGCCTGGCACGTGCCGGGGACCCGTGCGCCACTCCACGAGCAGGCGGCGACCCCGCCCGTGTCCGCTCAGCCGACACCCTCCACCTGA